The nucleotide sequence CTGCGCGACCGTGACGTGCCCGCGGCGGGGACCGGCGTAGGCCAGCAGTGAATGCGCGCCGTTGAGCAGCCACAGCTTGCGGTTCTCGAACGGCGTCAGGTCGGCGACGAACCGGGCGCCCGCGTGTTCCCACTCGGGCCGCCCACCCGGGAAGTCACCGCTGAGCACCCATTCCGAGAACGGCTCGGTGACCACCGGCACGGCGTCGTCGTGGCCGGTCGCGGCGCGCACCGCGGCGCCGTCGGCGTCGGCGTCGGTGGTGCCCGGGGTGATGCGGTCGACCATCGTGGTCACCCACGAGGCGCCGTCCGCGGCGGCGACGAGCTCCGGTCGTCCGGTCGCCGCGGCCAGCTCGCGTACCGCGTGCCCGGCCACAGCGCCGTTGCCCGCCAGGTTGTCGCACGGCACTGTCGCGACCGGACTGCGGCCGGCCCGGGCCCGCGCGTGCAGTCCGGCGAGCAGGCGGGCGGGAGCCGTCATCACCGGGGCGCCGGGATCGGTGCGCAGCGCCGCGATGTCGGCGGCGACGTCCCCGCGCGCCAGGTCGAGACCCCCGTCGGGGTCACGGGCGTAACCGGCCTCCGTGACCGTCAGGGTGACGACGGCGAGGGCCGGCTGCCGCCAGTACGCCAGCCAGGCGTCGTGGTCGCTGCCCGCGTGCGCCGCGGCGAGCGAGCTGATCACGTCGAAGCGGTCGCCTTCGGCACCGCGCGTCAGCAGGGTGTAGAGCCCGTCCTGGGCGGTCAGCGCGTGCGCGAGGTCCTGGCGGCGGTGGGAGAACGCCGCGATCCCCCACTGCCGGGCGTCCGGCGCCCGGTCGGTGTACCAGGCCTGATGGGCCCGGAAGAAGCTGCCGAGCCCGAGATGGAGGATGCGTACCGGAGCCGCCGGCCGCCCGTCGCCACCGGACCGCGACAGCGGCTGGGCGACAGCCGCAGGACGACTCGACGGCGGCGGGGGCACGGGGCTGCTAGCAGGCACGGCCGCGGGGCGGGTCACAGACGGAAGGCCTCTCGCGGCCTGACCACCACCAGCTCGACGGCGGTCTCGAAGGCCTCGTCCTCCTCCAGCCGGTGCTCGGCGACGAGCTCGGCGAGCACGCCGCAGTCGAGCCGACGGGACATGTCGTGGCGGACCGGCACGGAGCAGAAGGCACGCGTGTCGTCCACGAAGCCGGAGGTGCGCGTGAAACCCGCGGTCTCGGTCACCGCCCGCCGGAAGCGGCGGATGGAGTCCGGCGCGTCGAGGAACCACCAGGGGGCGCCGACGTACACCGCCGGGTAGAAGCCCGCGAGCGGGGCGATCTCCCGCGAGAAGACCGTCTCGTCGACGGTGAACAGCACCAGGCGGAAGTCGGGATCGGTGCCGTGGCGATCGAGGAGCGGCTGCAGCGCCTGAGTGAACTCGGTTCGCAGCGGGATGTCGTGCCCGGTGTCCGGGCCGTACCGGCGTGAAGTCGGGGTGTGGTGGTTGCGCCGCACGCTCGGATGCAGCGTCATCACCAGCCCGTCCTCGCAGGACATCCGCGCCGACTCGCAGATCATGTGCCGACGGAACGCGGTGGCCTCGGCCTCGCTCGCCTCCCCGGCCAGAGCGGCACGGAAGATCCTGGCGGCCTCGGCGAGCGGCAGCGGATCGGTCCGGACATCCGGATGGCCGTGGTCGCAGGACGTGGCACCGTGCTCGGCGAAGTAGCGGCGACGGGCCTCCAGCGCGCGCACGTAGCCGTCGTAGTCACCGACGTCGGTGTCGGCCGCCTCGCCGAGACGCCGCACCTCCTCGTCCCAACCCGCTCGGGTGGGCTCCAGGTACCGGTCGGGGCGGAAGGTGGGGATGACCCGGCCGGGCCAGTCCGGATCCGCGGCGAGAGCGCGGTGCGCCGCGAGATCGCTGCAGGGGTCGTCGGTGGTGGCCAGAACCTCGATGTCGAACCGGCGGAACAGCGCTCGAGGTCGATACGCCTCGTCGGCGAGCCGCTCGGCGACCTGGTCGTAGATCCGGTCCGCGCTGTCGGGACCGGGCCGTTCGGTGACACCGAAGATCTCGGCCAGCTGGGATTCCAGCCAGTAACGCACCGGGGTGCCGCGGAACACGGCCCAGTGCTCGCAGAACGTGCGCCACACCGCTCGCGCCTGTTCCTCGGACAGCGGGCCGCGTCCGACGCCCAGCTCCGCCAGCGGCACCCCGCTGGCGTGCAGCAGCCGGGTCACGTAATGGTCCGGAGTGATCAGCAGGCTGGCCGGGTCCGCGAACGCCTCGTCGTGTACCAGCAGGAAGGGGTCGACGTGACCGTGCGGGGAAAGGATCGGCAGGTCACGCACGGTTTCGTACAGCCGCCGGGCGAGCGCCCGCACCCCCGGGTCGACCGGGAACAGGCGATCGGGGTGCGGACGGAGCGGGACAACGCCACCCGGCGCGGTGACGTCACCTGACACGACGAAGTTGCCTGACACAAAGTGGAGCGTCGGCGGTGCGGCGACCCGACGGCAATCGGTTGCCACAAGTTGTCCGCGTCGTTGCGGAACCGGCACCCGCTGTGCTCGGCTGTCCGCCATGACGGTGTCCGCGACAGCCACCTCGACCGGACCAATCACCACGGCTGTACCGGTCCCCACAGCCGGAGGACCGCGCGGCCTGCTGACCGACGACGAGGTGACGCGCTTCGTCTCCGAGCAGCTCGCCGCCGCGGATCTGGACGGGCGCAGCGTCTGCCTGGTGATCCCGGATGGCACCCGCAGCTGCCCACTGCCGCTGCTGCTCTCCGCCGTCCACCGCGCCCTGCACGGACGGGTGCGCCGCCTCACGGCGCTTGTCGCGCTCGGTACCCACGCGGCGATGGACGAGCAGGCCCTCGCGGCCCACCTCGGCTACCGGCCCGGAGCCGTCGCCGAGCGTTATCCCGGTCTGACGGTCCTCAACCACCGCTGGTGGGAACCCGCGGACTTCGCCTCGGTGGGCACGATCCCGGCCACCCGGGTCGGTGAGCTCTCCGGCGGGCTGCTGCGTCGGGAGGTGCGCGTACGGCTCAACCGCGCGGTGGTGGAGCACGACGTCGCCCTCGTCGTCGGGCCCGTGTTCCCGCACGAGGTGGTGGGCTTCTCCGGCGGCAACAAGTACTTCTTCCCCGGCGTCTCGGGGCCGGAGGTCATCAACCTGTCGCACTGGCTCGGCGCGCTCATCACCAGCGCCGAGATCATCGGCACCCGGGGGATCACTCCCGTCCGCGCCCTGATCGACGAGGCCGCAGCACTGATCCCCAGCCGGCGCCTGGCGCTCTGTGTCGTCGTCCGATCCGGCGAGGAGCGCGCGGGCTCACTGCACGCCGTGTCCTTCGGCGCGCCGGAGGAGGCCTGGGCCGCGGCCGCCGACATCTCGGCCGAGACCCACGTGCGCCACCTCGACGCGCCGGTGGCCCGGGTGGTGTCGCTGATACCCGCCCGCTACGCCGACATCTGGACGGCCGCCAAGGGCTTCTACAAGCTCGAACCCGTGGTCGCCGACGGAGGCGAGGTCATCCTGCACGCGCCGCACGTACGCCACCTGGCCCCGATGCACCCGGAGATCGAGCGGATCGGATACCACTGCCGCGACTATTTCACCCGGCAGTGGGACCGGTTCAGCCATCTGTCCTGGGGGGTGCTCGCGCATTCCACCCACCTGCGCGGGGCCGGCACCTACGACGAGGTGCACGGGGAACGCTGCCGGGTGACCGTGACCCTGGCCACCGCCATCCCGGAGGACGTCGTGCGCGCGGCGAACCTGAACTACCTGGACCCGGCGCGGGTCGACGTCGAGACCCTCGCCGCCGACCCGGACACGCTGGTCGTGCCGCACGCCGGTGAGGTCCTGTACCGACTTCGCCGGCCGGCCTGAGGCGGCACCGGCCGGCGCCGCCTCAGGCCTCCGGGCGCCAGCGCCGGCGGACGGAGAACGCGGCGCTCTTGGGGTGCCGGTCGCGGGTGAACACACCCTTCTTGTTGCCGTCGACCCGGATGATGTGCGGGCTGGTACCGAAGTCGGCGAAGTTCCAGATGTGCTCGCCGATCACGGCATCGACCCGGTCGAACACCCGGTGGTGCATCTCGAGGAACCGCACCTGGTACTCCTCGGACCAGGGCGTGTCGACCACGGCGTGCAGGCCGGCCATGGTGTCCGCGCCGTACTCGGTCACGATCACCGGCTTGCCGTGCGCGGCCCACCTGTTCAGCTCGGCCTCCAGCGCGACCTCGGCGGCCTCGAGCTCCCCGTTGTTGACGTACCAGCCGTAGTAACGGTTGATCATGACGACGTCGGCCAGCTCGGTGACCTGGCACTGGTCGAACGAGTTGACGAAGCCCACCGGACGGGTGGGGTCGAGCTTGCGCGCCTCGGCGAACAGCGGTGCGAAGTACTCCCGGGCGGCGGAGGTACTGGAATCCGGTTCGTTCGCGATGCTCCACAGCACCACGCTCGGATGGTTCCGGTCCCGGATGACCAGTTCCCGCACGGCCTGGAGGTGCGTGCGCTGGGTGACGGAGCTGATGCCTTCCTCGTTGAATGTGCTCACCGTCGGCCTGCTGCCGAAGGCAAGGGAGGTCTTCAGGTTCAGACCGACGGCAGCGGTCTCGTCGATCACGACGATGCCGCGCCGGTCGGCGTACTCCAGCACTTCCTCCGCATACGGATAGTGGGAGGTGCGGAAGGAGTTCGCCCCGATCCACTCCATCAGCTCGAAGTCATGGACCATGAGCGCGTCGTCATGGCCCTTGCCGCGCACCGGCGCGTCCTCGTGCTTGCCGAAGCCCCGGAAGTAGAAGGGCTCCCCGTTGATCAGGAACTGGGTGCCGTGTACCTCGACGGTACGCACACCGACCGGCAGGACATAGCTGTCGGCCACCTCCCCGCCGGCAGCCTCGCCGCCGGCACCGAGCAGGCGGGCTTCGAGCTCGTACAGGTAGCCGTCGCCCGGTGCCCAGGGATGCACGGCCGGCACGCTCAGCACCCCCTCGGCGCCGTCGGCGGAGGCGACCTCCTGCCCCTGCGCGTCGCGGAGCACGACCCGGGTGGCGGCAGCACCCTGGGCGCCCTCGGTCTCCACCGCGTAGTGCACCGTGCCCGCGGCGCCGTCGAGACCGGTCTCCACCGTGATGTCGCTGATCCGCGTGTGCGGTGTGGTGTACAGCCAGACCGAGCGGTGCAGACCCGCGTAGTTGAAGAAGTCGTGGAAGTACTTCTGGCGGCGGCCCTGCGGGGTGTCCTCCACGATGCCCGGCGGTATGGAGGTCAACGTAAGCTCGTTGTTGACGACCACGGTGACCCGGGCCTCGTCCCCGGGTGCCACGACGTCGGTGAGGTCGGCCTCGAACGGCGTGTAGCCACCCTCGTGCCTGGCGACGAGCGTGTCGTTCACCCAGACGACCGCGCGGTGGGTCGCGGCGTCGAAACGCAGCACGACCCGCCGCGCGGACCAGCCGGCCGGGATGCGGACGACCGTCTGGTACCAGGCGTCACCCACATGATCACGCACGGCGAGGTCGGGCACGATGTCGTTGTAGCTGGCCGGCACCGGCATCTCCCGGGCCCCGGGCAGGCGCGCACGCCACCAGCCCGCGTTCCGACCGGTACCCGCGGGGTCGAGACGGAAGGCCCACAGCCCGCCCAGAGATCGTCGCTCCCGTGTCGAACCGTCCTGGGGACGAAGCATTCTCAGGCTCCCTGAAGATACGCGGCGGCAACGCCGGCGTTTCCGCGATGTACGGAGACATTCAGCCGCCGGCGGACGAGCCGAGCAAGCGGTTGCCACTTGTTGCCGCGCACCATCCCCGGGCCGGGCACGGCTGAACGACAGGCCGATATCCTGTCGCCTGAAAGCTAGGTTGATTCGCGGCGGACGAGGGTGACGCTCACCGGGGGCCGCCAGTCCGACAGGGGCCGGCCTTCGGTCTGGTTGATGGCGTATTCGGCGAATCCACGGCCGAGAGTGGCGGTGTCGAACCGGACAGTGGAAAGCGCGGGGACGAACATTGTCGCTATGGGGCTGTCGTCGTGACCGATGACGGCGAGGTCGTCGGGTATCCGTATC is from Parafrankia discariae and encodes:
- a CDS encoding mannitol dehydrogenase family protein; amino-acid sequence: MPPPPSSRPAAVAQPLSRSGGDGRPAAPVRILHLGLGSFFRAHQAWYTDRAPDARQWGIAAFSHRRQDLAHALTAQDGLYTLLTRGAEGDRFDVISSLAAAHAGSDHDAWLAYWRQPALAVVTLTVTEAGYARDPDGGLDLARGDVAADIAALRTDPGAPVMTAPARLLAGLHARARAGRSPVATVPCDNLAGNGAVAGHAVRELAAATGRPELVAAADGASWVTTMVDRITPGTTDADADGAAVRAATGHDDAVPVVTEPFSEWVLSGDFPGGRPEWEHAGARFVADLTPFENRKLWLLNGAHSLLAYAGPRRGHVTVAQAVADPRCRGWLIEWWAEASRHLGLPGTELDSYRQALLGRFENPRIRHLLAQIAVDGSQKLPVRILPVLRAERARGVVARGGARVIAAWMLHLREGTASVRDAEAGRAVAAARAPLPEAARLVLDLLGPGLGRDGELVAAVVAQVTELGGP
- the uxaC gene encoding glucuronate isomerase, translating into MSGNFVVSGDVTAPGGVVPLRPHPDRLFPVDPGVRALARRLYETVRDLPILSPHGHVDPFLLVHDEAFADPASLLITPDHYVTRLLHASGVPLAELGVGRGPLSEEQARAVWRTFCEHWAVFRGTPVRYWLESQLAEIFGVTERPGPDSADRIYDQVAERLADEAYRPRALFRRFDIEVLATTDDPCSDLAAHRALAADPDWPGRVIPTFRPDRYLEPTRAGWDEEVRRLGEAADTDVGDYDGYVRALEARRRYFAEHGATSCDHGHPDVRTDPLPLAEAARIFRAALAGEASEAEATAFRRHMICESARMSCEDGLVMTLHPSVRRNHHTPTSRRYGPDTGHDIPLRTEFTQALQPLLDRHGTDPDFRLVLFTVDETVFSREIAPLAGFYPAVYVGAPWWFLDAPDSIRRFRRAVTETAGFTRTSGFVDDTRAFCSVPVRHDMSRRLDCGVLAELVAEHRLEEDEAFETAVELVVVRPREAFRL
- a CDS encoding lactate racemase domain-containing protein, giving the protein MTVSATATSTGPITTAVPVPTAGGPRGLLTDDEVTRFVSEQLAAADLDGRSVCLVIPDGTRSCPLPLLLSAVHRALHGRVRRLTALVALGTHAAMDEQALAAHLGYRPGAVAERYPGLTVLNHRWWEPADFASVGTIPATRVGELSGGLLRREVRVRLNRAVVEHDVALVVGPVFPHEVVGFSGGNKYFFPGVSGPEVINLSHWLGALITSAEIIGTRGITPVRALIDEAAALIPSRRLALCVVVRSGEERAGSLHAVSFGAPEEAWAAAADISAETHVRHLDAPVARVVSLIPARYADIWTAAKGFYKLEPVVADGGEVILHAPHVRHLAPMHPEIERIGYHCRDYFTRQWDRFSHLSWGVLAHSTHLRGAGTYDEVHGERCRVTVTLATAIPEDVVRAANLNYLDPARVDVETLAADPDTLVVPHAGEVLYRLRRPA
- the uidA gene encoding beta-glucuronidase, producing the protein MLRPQDGSTRERRSLGGLWAFRLDPAGTGRNAGWWRARLPGAREMPVPASYNDIVPDLAVRDHVGDAWYQTVVRIPAGWSARRVVLRFDAATHRAVVWVNDTLVARHEGGYTPFEADLTDVVAPGDEARVTVVVNNELTLTSIPPGIVEDTPQGRRQKYFHDFFNYAGLHRSVWLYTTPHTRISDITVETGLDGAAGTVHYAVETEGAQGAAATRVVLRDAQGQEVASADGAEGVLSVPAVHPWAPGDGYLYELEARLLGAGGEAAGGEVADSYVLPVGVRTVEVHGTQFLINGEPFYFRGFGKHEDAPVRGKGHDDALMVHDFELMEWIGANSFRTSHYPYAEEVLEYADRRGIVVIDETAAVGLNLKTSLAFGSRPTVSTFNEEGISSVTQRTHLQAVRELVIRDRNHPSVVLWSIANEPDSSTSAAREYFAPLFAEARKLDPTRPVGFVNSFDQCQVTELADVVMINRYYGWYVNNGELEAAEVALEAELNRWAAHGKPVIVTEYGADTMAGLHAVVDTPWSEEYQVRFLEMHHRVFDRVDAVIGEHIWNFADFGTSPHIIRVDGNKKGVFTRDRHPKSAAFSVRRRWRPEA